The sequence below is a genomic window from Pseudomonas cremoricolorata.
GTAGAGAGCCGCGATGGCGTGGTCACCTTGCGCGGACGCGTCGACAGCGCCGAGGCCAAGGACTTGGCGGGTGTGGTCGCACGCACCACCGAAGGCGTGCACTTGGCCAATAACCTGGTGAGTCTGGATAGCGCGGCCATGGCCGAAGCCCGCAACAAACCAGTGGAGGCACCCACCGGGCCGCAACCGAGCGACAGTTGGATCGTCGACAAGATCGAAAACAGCTACCGCTTCAGCCGCAACCTCGATGGCGGCACCATCCGCGTGGTCAGTGCCGAAGGCATGGTCAGGTTGTCTGGCGATGTGGTGAGCAGCGAGCTGAAAACCGTGGCGGTCGAGATTGCCCGGCAGATCGTCGGCGTGCGCGGGGTGGATGCCGACATGCTCAAGGTAGCGACCAAGGTCGAGGGCTGAAGCACCGTCGAGTCACGAGCCGCTCATTGCAAATTGCACGGCCCCAGGTCGTGCATCGTGCAGGATACGCCTGTGGTGCCTAGGTGATAAATAGCTAAGTTATTGATTTATAAGGAAAAATATAACCGTGCAAAGCTGGCATGCAGGCTGCAACTACTTGATCAGGATCAGATAACGAATTCAGTAGTCCAGTAGGAGGAGCCGGCATGAACCGCCAGACCGTCAACAGCATGCAGACCGTAAGCACCCTGCCTCTGCGCCAGCTCCTCTTCATTGGTGTGGCACTGGTGCTGACCATCGTCGCCGGGCAGTTCTACCACAGCGTGCAGACCGCTCGCCTGGCCGACCAAGTCGCTGCCCAGACGGCTCTTTTGGCAAAGATTCAGGCCACTCGTTCAACTTCTTTGGTGAAAGCCGCCGAAACCCTTCCGCAAGCACCTGTGGCCAACGCTTCGCCGGCCACAATCGATAACGTCGTACCCCAGGAACGCTGGGTCTTCTGAGAACCGGCCGTACTGATTCAATAGGAAATAGGAGAATCACCATGCTGAGTTGGGCAATTACCTTTCTGATCATTGCCATCGTCGCCGCCGTACTGGGCTTTGGTGGTATCGCCGGCGCTGCAACGGGTATCGCCAAGATCCTGTTCATCGTCTTCCTAGTCCTGTTCGTTGCTTCGTTCTTCTTCGGTCGAGGCCGTGGCCGTCCATGAACACCCTGCTCAGGAACGTGCTGGCTGCTGCCGTGATGCTCGGCAGCAGTTCAGCCGTCCTGGCCGCCAATGACGGCCAGGTGTATTTGAATACGTTGCTGGGCACGGACGCGGAGTACCGCGAAACTTGGCAGGACGCCATAAAGGGTCAAGAACGCCTGCCGGATTGGGTCATCAACCTCTCGGGCAGGGCGCAACAACAGATGTCTGCAGCTACTGAAGACGGGGACAAGTACTTGGTCGGGGCTTTGTGCGAAACCGAGACGACTTGCACCTACAAACGTCTGGTCGTGGCATTCAGCTGGGACAAGGAAGATGCCTACGGGATGCTCGTCGAAGTGCCCGAAGGTCTGCCCAAGGACAAGTCGCCCACCCGTCACGCCCAGTATCGCTGGATCGGTGACCCGGACGACGGCATGAAAGCGCTGCTTCAAGAGCAGCTCAAGCGCGATCCGAACTGGTACTGACCAGGAACAGCGCACTGTAATCATTTGGAAGTGCAACCCGGTTACCGTTGCCACTTCCATGATGCGCCGCATCGATAAGATGAGGCACATGACCAGGGGGTCGGGCTGTTCTGACGGTTACTGAGTCGGAGTGGCCTAGGGGTACAGGGAGTACCTCCGTAATGGGCCGGGTCAGGAAAGGTAGCATCGGAAGGTTCAGGTCCAAGCCGTGGAGCAGGCCTGACCTCCGAGGCACCGATACTCCCGCCTGGTAACGTAGGAAATGTCTGAGAAGGCACATTTTCCCCTCGCCACACATCGAATTTTTCTCTCCGTTCGCACCTGCCCCATACGCCTTTTCTGCCCATTCGGATTGTCGAACAGCGGGCTGTGCGCTTTCCGCCATCCTGGGGCCATGGGCCGAATAGTGGCTTTTCCTGGGTGTTCGGATATCCGAACAACAAAAAAAATACCTTTCGAAATGGCCATTTTGTCGTCGTTTAGTTATGCCGTTTCGGCATAGGGTAGCCGTTTCCGGCATTAGACTGGCCCCTCTCCCATGGCAATAGTTGCGGCCTTTTCGCGGGCACCGGCGTCATTTGGCGTGCCTGCGGTGACCTTTCATGGAGCCCGCCTAACGGAAGCAACACTTCACTCGTGACCCAGCCAGATGGCTCTGGCACGTGTATTTCCGGCCGGCGATCCATGTCCACTACAACAAAGGGTAACGACATGAAGAAGGCAAAACTGAGCCTCGCCTGGCAGATCGTCATCGGTCTGGTCCTGGGCGTTGCTATCGGCGCGCTGCTGAATCATTTCAGTGCAGAAAAGGCATGGTGGATCAGTAATATCCTCCAACCCGCCGGTGACATCTTCATTCGTCTGATCAAGATGATCGTCGTGCCTATCGTGATCTCTTCGCTGATCGTCGGCATTGCCGGTGTGGGCGATGCCAAGAAGCTCGGCAGCATCGGCCTGAAGACCATCATCTACTTCGAGGTGGTGACCACCATTGCCATCGTCGTCGGCCTGGTGCTGGCCAACGTGTTCCATCCGGGCGCTGGCATCGACATGAGCACCCTGGGTACCGTGGACATCTCCAAGTACCAGGCCACGGCGGCTGAAGTGCAACATGAGCATGCATTCATCCAGACCCTGCTCAACCTGATCCCCTCGAACATCTTCGCAGCGCTGATGCGCGGTGAAATGCTGCCGATCATCTTCTTCTCGGTGATGTTCGGCATGGGCCTTTCGAGCCTGCCCAGCGACCTGCGCGAGCCGCTGGTACGCACCTTCCAAGGCGTTTCGGAAACCATGTTCAAGGTCACCCACATGATCATGAACTACGCCCCGATCGGCGTATTCGCCCTGATCGCCGTGACCGTCGCCAACTTCGGCTTCGCCTCGCTGCTGCCGCTGGCCAAACTGGTGCTGCTGGTGTACTTCGCCATCGCCTTCTTCGCCTTCATGGTGCTGGGCCTGGTGGCGCGAGTGTTCGGCTTCTCGGTGATCAAGATCATGCGCATCATGAAAGACGAGCTGATCCTCGCCTACTCCACCTCCAGCTCGGAAACCGTGCTGCCGCGTGTGATCGAGAAGATGGAAGCCTACGGCGCGCCGAAATCCATCTGCAGTTTCGTGGTACCGACCGGCTACTCGTTCAACCTTGATGGCTCGACCCTGTACCAGAGCATCGCGGCGCTGTTCATCGCCCAGCTGTACGGCATCGACCTGACCTGGAGCCAGCAGCTGCTGCTGGTGCTGACCCTGATGGTCACCTCCAAAGGCATCGCCGGCGTGCCGGGCGTATCCTTCGTGGTCCTGTTGGCGACCCTGGGCAGCGTAGGCATTCCGCTGGAAGGCCTGGCCTTCATCGCCGGTGTCGACCGCATCATGGACATGGCCCGTACCGCGCTGAACGTGGTCGGCAACGCCCTGGCGGCGCTGGTGATCGCCCGTTGGGAAGGCATGTACGACTCGGCCAAGGGCGAGGCCTACTACAACTCGCTGCCGCACATGACCGGCAAGAAAGCCGCTGCAGTCAGCGCGCAGGCGGTCAAGCAGTAAGGCGCCGACCGACACGTTGCACTCAGAGCCCCGGCCTTGGTCGGGGCTTTTTGTGGGTGGGCTGGGTTATGATGCGGGCATTTTTCGGGGGACGACGCGGATGCTCAACGGCCTGTGGCTTGGCTTTTTCCTGGTAGGCAGCATCTCGGCGCTGGCGCAGTGGCTGGTCGGTGGCAATGCTGGCATCTTCGCGGCCATGGTCGAGAGCATCTTCGCCATGGCCAAGCTGTCGGTCGATGTGGTGATCCTGCTGTTCGGCACCCTCACCCTGTGGCTGGGCTTTCTCAAGATCGCCGAGCAGGCCGGCATCGTCGAATGGCTGGCCAAGGTGCTCGGCCCGCTGTTCGCCCGGCTTATGCCCGAGGTGCCCAAAGGTCACCCGGCACTGGGCCTGATCACCATGAACTTCGCCGCCAACGGCCTGGGCCTGGACAACGCCGCCACGCCCATCGGCCTGAAGGCCATGCGCGCCTTGCAGGAACTCAACCCCAGCAGCACCACAGCCAGCAACGCGCAAATTCTGTTCCTGGTGCTCAATGCCTCGTCACTGACCCTGCTGCCGGTGACCATCTTCATGTACCGCGCCCAGCAAGGCGCCACCGATCCGACATTGGTGTTCCTGCCGATTCTGCTGGCCACCAGCGTCTCGACCCTGGTGGGCTTGCTGTCGGTGGCGGTGATGCAGCGTCTGCGTCTATGGGACCCGGTGGTGCTGGCCTACATGATTCCGGGCGCGCTGCTGCTGGGCGGCTTCATGGCCTTCCTCGGCACGCTGTCCGCCGCCGCCCTGGCCAGCCTGTCGTCGCTACTCGGCAACCTGACGCTATTCGGCGTGATCGTGCTGTTCCTGCTGATTGGCGCCTTGAAGCGGGTCAAGGTCTACGAAGCGTTCGTCGAAGGCGCCAAGGAAGGCTTCGACGTGGCCAAGAACCTGCTGCCCTACCTGGTGGCGATGCTGGTCGCGGTGGGTGTGCTGCGCGCCTCGGGGGCGTTGGAGCTGGCGCTCGATGGCATTCGCCACGCGGTGAGCTGGCTGGGGCTGGACACGCGTTTCGTCGACGGTCTGCCGACCGCGCTGGTCAAGCCGTTTTCAGGCAGCGCAGCGCGGGCCATGCTGATCGAGACCATGCAGGCCCAGGGTGTCGACAGCTTCCCGGCGCTGGTTGCGGCGACCATCCAGGGCAGCACCGAAACCACCTTCTACGTGCTGGCGGTGTACTTCGGCGCGGTGGGCATCCAGCGGGTCCGCCACGCCGTGGGCTGCGCGCTGCTCGCTGAGTTCTCCGGGGTAGTGGCGGCCATCTTCGTCTGCTACTGGTTCTTCGCCTGAGCTGAACCCAGGGGCCGGCGCGCAATGCCCGGCCCAGCCCTTAACTGGCCGGTTTCGCGGCGTCGTCGATCACCTTGAAGCGCAGCACGCCAATCACCTGACCATCCTCGGTCAGCACCCGTACCTGCCAGCGGCCGACCGGGTTGGGCGGGAAGTTCTGCTTGTGCGTCCAGGCACGGTAGCCCTCTTTGCGTCCGCCCTTGATGTCGAGGGCGATGCGGTCGACTTCTTGGCCGTCCTTTTGCCAGACGTGGTAGATGCGCTCGTTGAGCCCGCGCGGTGCGTTGATCGAGGTGTAAGCATACAGCCCGCTGCTGCGAATCTGACTGGCAGTGATTTCTTCCAGCGAGTCGCCCGGCTGGCGGTTGTTGACCTGGGTGCTCACCGCGACTTCGGTCATCCACAGGGTCGCTGGCGGCACCCAGGAACGCAGCAACCAGCCGCAACCGCCTACGGCCAAGGTCAGCAGCACCAGGGCAACGCCACGTCGCCAAGTGTTGATCGGGAAGCTGCTGGCAAGGCTTGGGAACGACAGCACCATGGCCGCAATCAGCGCCAGCTTGAAGCTCTGCGCGGTGGTCAGGTGGAGGATGATCGGCAGGGCGGTGAGCAGTGCTGCGAACAGCGTCAGCGTGTGCAGGGCCATGAACAGCCAGCGGCGTGGCGCCAGCCAGCGGTAGTACAGCGGGTCGACGATCGACACCAGCCCGGCAGCGGCGAGCAGGCCGGTGAACACTAGCTGGCCGCTGTTCCAGGTGGTGGTGATGAAGAAGAACGGTAGAACGAAGAACAGGCTCTCCTGGTGGATCATTTGCGTGGCATAGCGCAGCAAGGGCTGGGGGATTTCGCGCTTGAAAGTGCGGGTGAACAAGCCGGTGAGGGTGTTCTCCAGCATCAGCCAGATCCAGCTGACCAGCAGCAGGATGGCGATCCAGCTGGCCAGGCTCGCCTGGCGGTCGACCAGAATGAAGCTGCCGATACCCGAGAGGAAGCCGCCAAGGGCGATGACCCCGGGATAACGTTTGAGCAGCTCGATAACACGCTGGACGAGATGAGGAATAGGCGGCATGGGTCAGCTACACGGCAGGAAAAAGGGGCCAGCGCCAGCCGCACAGGCGGCGCTGGCGCAAGGATAGCGCCGAATCAGCGGTGCCGTGTAGCACCGCTGGGCCGAGGTGGCGGCGGCTGGCGACGGCGGCGCAACAGGCCGATGGCCAGGATCGAGGCCAGCAGCAGGCCGACCAGCCCGTACAGCTCGTCGTAGGCCATCAGCGGCTGCTCGATGCGCAGATAGCCAGGTGTCTTGAGCAGTTCGCGCAGGGCCGCGTTGGCTTCCTCCAGTTTGACCTTGCGCAGCTTGCTGACAGGGTCTTGGTAGCGACCGTCGCTGTAACTGTTCAGCCCGCCCCAGTAGTAATCGGCCAGTGCGCTGTTGCCTTGGCTGCTCCAGCTCTCGCGGGCGATGGCGGCGTCCTTGATGCGAGCGAAGGTCTGCGCATCGAGGCCATTCTTGCGCAGGGTGTCGAACAGTTCCTCGAGCACCGAGACTGCCGCATCGACATCGTCGCGCTCCAGATCGGCATTGAGGCTGAGCATGCCGCTGTCGCCGAAGCTTTCGCGTTGCACCGAGGGCCCGTACGACAGGCCATGGCGCAGGCGCAGCTGTTCATACAGCGCCCAGTCGAGGTAGCGCGACAGCAGGTCGAGGGTCTGGTCATGGTCGACATCGAGCACCGGCTCGATGAACAGCCAGTGCAGCTTGGCGCTGTCGCCCAGCCAGCCACGGGTCAGGGTGCGGCGCTGTTCGGCCTGATGGGTGATGGTTTCCAGGTCACGGCGTTCGCCCGGCTCGCTGGGCGGCAGCTCGCCATAGCTGCGTTCCAGGTAGGCCGGCAGCAGTTTGTCGAGGCCACCGACGACGATCAGGGTCATGTTGTTGGCCGCGTACCAGTGCTCGCGTACCTGTTTGACCTGATCGAGGGTCATGTCGTCGACATCGGCGCGCTCGGCGCACTTGAGGCCCAGCTCCTCGGCGAGCTGATCGCTGGCGCGGTGGCCGATGTCCTGGCGATCCAGCCAACGCTGCACGGGGCCATAGTGCCCGCCGTCCTCGCGCTCGATGATTTTCTTCGCGTTGGCCAGGGCCTTGGCGTCGATCTGCGTATCGCGCACCAGCGCCAGCAGCAGGTCGAGTACCTTGCGCTGGTTGCGCGCCGGCGCCTCGATGACAAAGGTGGTATCGGCGTTGCTGGTGAACGCATTCCATTCGCCGCCCAGGCTTTGCAGGCGCATTTCCAGGCCGCCTTCACCGCTTTCATCTAGGCCGCTGAACAGCAAGTGTTCGAGCAGGTGCGGCAGCTCGCGCTGATCGCAGGGGAAATCGTCGAGGCCGACGCCGATCACCAGCCGAATAGAGACGTGATCGCTCTCATAGCCTGGCTTGAGAATCACCTGCAGGCCGTTGGGCAACAGGTAGCCTTCGACCCGTGAGCGGTCCAGAGCGAGCGACGGCAGGGTGAACAGCAGCAGGCAGATCAGCATCAGGCAACGCATGGGCGGGTGGTCAGTCTCCAAGGTGAGCGGATTCAGGGCTGACGGGGTTCATCGGGGACACTGTCGAGCAGCAGACCGCCAGTGTCCGAACCGCCTAGTACCACATAGGCACTGCTGCAGAACAAAGAGTTCAAACGCTTCATGTCAGCGATCAGCTCCAGGTGCAGCGAACTGGTCTCGATACTTTGCACCACCTTGCGTTGCAAACGGCTGACATGGGCGTGGGCCAGGCGCCGTTCCTGGGCGCGGAAACGGCGTTTTTCCCGCAGCAGCAGGCGGGCGCTTTCCGGGTCGGCACTAAGAAACACCGACAGGCCCAGGCGCAGGTTGGCCAGCAATTGCTCTTGCAGGCCCGTCAGCTCACCCAGACCTACCTCGGAAAACTCGCGGCGTTGCGCGGTCTTCTGTTGCTGGACCTTGCGCAGCATGCGTTCGATCAGGTCGCTGGACAGCTTGAGGTTGATCGCCAGCTCGATGATCTCGGCCCAGCGCCGGTTGTCGTGCTCGCTGAGGTCTTCACGGGTCATCTGCGCCAAGTACAGTTTGATCGCGCTGTACAGGGCATCGGCGTCCTCGCCCAGGGTCCGCACCTGCTGCGCCATGGCCGGCTGGGTGCCGCGCAGGGCGCCGAGCATGGTGGTCAGCAGGCTGTCGACGATATCGCCCAGGCGCAGGGTTTCGCGGGCGGCGTTGGCCAGCGCCAGGCTGGGAGTCTCCAGCGCCGATGGGTCGAGGTGGCGCGGCCGCATCTGCGCCTCGCCGCTGTCGCGTTCAGGCAGCAGTGCATTGCAGACGCGGCCCATGAGCTTCACCGTCGGCAGCATCAGCAGGCAACGCAAGGTGTTGTAGAGCAAGTGAAAGCCGATCACCAGTTCCTGTGGGCTGAAGCTCAGGGTGTCGAGCCAGTCAACCAGCGGGTGCAGCAGCGGAATGATCAGCAGCAGGCCGATCAGCTTGTACAGCAGGCTGCCCAGGGCCACGCGGCGTCCGGCGGCGTTCTGCATGCTGGTGCTGATGAACGCCAGCAGACCGCTGCCGATGTTGGCGCCGACCACCAGGCCAATCGCCACCGGCAGGCTGATCAGGTCAGAGCCTGCCAGGGTTGCGGTCAGCAGCACCGCGGCCAGGCTGGAGTAGGAAATCATCGCGAACAATGCGCCGACCAGCGCATCGAGCAGGATGTCGCCGGTCAGCGAGGCGAACAGCACCTTCACTCCTTGGGCCTGGGTGATCGGCGCTGCGGCCTGCACGATCAGCTCCAGGGCGAGAATGATCAGCCCCAGGCCGATTGCCACCCGGCCCATCTGGCCGACGCGGGTCTGCTTGCGCGAGAGGAAGAAGATCACCCCAAGGAAGATCAGCAGCGGTGATAGCCACGACAGGTCGAAGGTCAGCACCCGGGCCATCAGCGCGGTACCGACATCGGCGCCAAGCATGATCGCCAGGGCCGGGGTCATCGCCATCAGCCCCTGACCGACGAACGAGGTGACCAGCATAGCGGTGGCGTTGCTGCTCTGCACCATGGCGGTGACGACGATACCGGCAATGAACGCCAGCGGCCGTTTGTCCATGTTCTGCGCAATCACCCGACGCAGGTTTGAGCCGTACACCCGCAGGATGCCGGTGCGCACGATGTGCGTGCCCCACACCAGCAAGGTGACTGCCGAGAGCAGATTGAGCAGGGTCAACATGATCAGAGCCCCTTGAAGCCGACGCCCTGAGCGGGCCAATGGATGCTGCGGTGAGCCTGATCCTGTACGGACGGTTGTGACAGGTCTCACTCAAGCTGTAGTTGTTCGATGCGACGTCCGCCAGCTTGGCACGGCTGAAACCTATTTGAAACATTTGCGCAGGGCAACGTGGGCCTGCGTTGCAGGCCCGGGTGCAGGCGGGCTGTTACAGACTGCCGAAGAGGGGGAAGACGCCCAGCAGCAGCGCCGCCAGAAGAATGCACAGGCACACCAGCACGGCCCACTTGAGGGTAAAGCGTTGGTGGTCACCGAATTCGATGCCCGCCAATGCCACCAGCAGGTAGGTCGAGGGCACCAGCGGGCTGAGCAGGTGCACCGGCTGGCCAACGATTGAGGCACGGGCCATTTCCACCGGGGAAATCCCGTAGTGGCTGGCGGCTTCGGCCAGCACCGGCAGCACGCCGTAGTAGAAGGCGTCGTTGGACATGAAGAAGGTGAACGGCATGCTCACCACCGCGGTGATCACCGCAAGGTAGGGGCCCATGCTCGGCGGAATCACGGCCAGCAGGCTTTTCGACATGGCCTCTACCATGCCGGTACCGGACAGAATGCCGGTGAAGATGCCCGCCGCGAAGATCAGCCCGGTGACCGCCAGCACGCTGCCGGCGTGGGCGGCGATGCGGTCTTTCTGCTGCTGCAGGCAGGGATAGTTGACGATCATGGCAATGCTGAAGGCGATCATGAACAGCACCGGCAGCGGCAGCAGGCCCATGATCAGCGTCACCATCAGTGCGGCGGTCAGGGCGCCGTTGAACCACAGCAGCTTCGGCCGGCGCGCCTCGGGGAACTGCGACACGCTGATGGTGCTGTGGTCGATGTCGTCGGTCGGCAGGTGCAGTTCGCCCAGGCGTGCGCGCTCGCGTTTGCCGTACAGATAGGCAATGGCCAGGATCGCCAGCACGCCAAAGGCCATGGCTGGAATCATCGGTACGAAGATGTCCGAGGGGTCGACGTGCAGCGCGCTGGCGGCACGTGCGGTAGGGCCGCCCCAAGGGGTCATGTTCATCACGCCACCGGCGAGGATGATCAGCCCGGCCATGATCCGCGGGCTCATGCCCAGGCGGCTGTACAGCGGCAGCATCGCCGCGCAGCAGATCATGTAGGTGGTGGCGCCGTCGCCATCGAGCGACACCACCAGCGCCAGCACGGCGGTGCCGACCGAGACCTTGAGCGGATCGCCCTTGACCAGCGCGAGGATCTTGCGCACCGCCGGGTCGAACAGGCCTGAGTCGATCATCAGGGCAAAGTAGAGGATGGCGAACATCAGCATCACCCCGGTGGGGGCGAGCTTGCTGATACCTTGTAGCATCATGGGCCCGATGTCACTGGCGAAGCCACCGAACAGGGCGAAGACGATCGGTACCAGAATCAGCGCGATTAGCGCCGACAGGCGCTTGGTCATGATCAGGTACATGAAGGTGATGACCATGGCGAAGCCGAGGAAGGTCAGCATGGTGAAGTACTCCAGGCATGGCGCAGCGAAAAAAAGGTGCGGCGTGTCGCGTCAGCGCTTGAGCGGCTGGACGGGAGCGGGCTGGAGTAACGGAAGAACGAGAAGGGCACGGAAAGGCATTGCAGTCACCATTTGTTGTTGTTGGATGGTCCAGGCCCGAATCGAGTCGGGTCGCTGGCGCGCCGGTCTGCTGCCGGCAATGGTGACATCCTAAGTGGGCAAGCTTTCAGCCAGCTTTCGACTGCGGCCCGCCGCGCACGGCTAGCGCTCGCGGCGGTCGCAGGCCGCTCACGGCAACTGCAAACCGCCTGCTGCCTTGTGCAGGGCCCGCAAATGCTCGCCAATTTGCCGGGTGTTGGCCTCCACGGCAGCGATTTCCTTGGCCCGGCTCGGGTCGAGCAGGGCGCGCACTTCCTGATCGAGGTTGGTACTCAGGCGCAGCAGTTGCGCCTGGCGCTCGCCAGCGGTGTGCTCCAGGTATTGGCGTTCATCGGCTTGCGGGATGCCATAACCCTGGGTGCCGAGCAGCTCCGCCGGGCGGCTGAGGAACCCGCTGTTGGCCAACATCTGTTGCAGGGTTTCGTTGGCTTTGTCGACCGTGCCGTCCTTCAATGCGCTGGCGTTCAGGTAGCGCTGCTTGACCTCATCCTGAGCCAGCAGCAACTGCCGGCGCAGGCTGGCCTGCTCCAACAGCAGCAGCGCGGCACTGGTGCGCAGGTCAGCTTTGGGGAACCAGGCGCGGCGTTGTTCGGCATCCTGGGCCAGCCAGTCCTCGACGTTCTTCTGGGGCACCGGCAGCTGCTTGCGCAGCACCTCGAACATGGCCTGGAAACGGTCGCGGTAGGAATCGAAGCGGTAGCCCAGGCGCAGTGCCTCGCGTGGGTCGTCGAGCACGCTGGTGTCGGCCAGGCCGCGGCCCTTGAGCACTTCCAGCAGGCCATTGGGCATGATGCTGTCGAGGTCGTTGAGGCGCGGATTGCCGGTGCCGCTGCGCAGCAGCTTGAGCGATTCGACCGCACAGTTGTTGGACAGGAAGTAATAGTTGCCGTCGTAGCTCCAGTGCATCTCGGCGGCCTGGCGCACCAGGTTCTCCACCTCGCTGCGGCTGAACCTGAGCGGAATCGAGGCCAGGCTGCGCAGTTCGGTCTTGGTGTATTCGTCGATCACCTGGCCCAGCGGCAGCACGAACAGGCGTGACGGATACGCGCCGACCAGGCCATCCCAGCTCGACAACTGCACATCATTGACGAAGGCGCGGTACGACAGCACCAGG
It includes:
- a CDS encoding DUF4105 domain-containing protein, yielding MKTVRAWLLGCALTLLGTPALADLRLELQANDLDRAERHTTQTLLDEAMGKLPPRFVEQLDRRVKVSWSASMRADAYGQASLVDTLELNRRLLPRLVDGSAATQQTGRPHGTVREELLATVLHELTHIYDRARLWSAADRPLLNRCKRQLGSLGKIGLPEACRGQTERRFTLSDDPRLLDLAGWQQYVGRRGEREQHNGQGVRSPDGYELSSPKEFVAVNMEYFLLDPSYGCRRPALNQYLKDHFAWAPRQDACAKGLPFINAGNDFARQPLGEIDPERVYEVDYLLAEANQNWVSRWGHSMLRLVICAPGRPRGPDCRLDLDQHLVLSYRAFVNDVQLSSWDGLVGAYPSRLFVLPLGQVIDEYTKTELRSLASIPLRFSRSEVENLVRQAAEMHWSYDGNYYFLSNNCAVESLKLLRSGTGNPRLNDLDSIMPNGLLEVLKGRGLADTSVLDDPREALRLGYRFDSYRDRFQAMFEVLRKQLPVPQKNVEDWLAQDAEQRRAWFPKADLRTSAALLLLEQASLRRQLLLAQDEVKQRYLNASALKDGTVDKANETLQQMLANSGFLSRPAELLGTQGYGIPQADERQYLEHTAGERQAQLLRLSTNLDQEVRALLDPSRAKEIAAVEANTRQIGEHLRALHKAAGGLQLP